TGGGCCAGATGATGCAGTGGCTGGGGCGCTACTACGTCCCGTACTACAACCAGAAATACGGCCGCGCTGGCACACTGTGGCAGGGACGATACAAGACGTCCGTCGTCGATCCCGACGATTACCTGCTGGTTTGCAGCCGTTACATGGAGTTGGCGCCCGTGCGCGCCGGCCTGGCCCAGCTGCCGGAGGAGTATCCATGGTCGACGTATGCGCATCACATCGGCGTGCAGCCCAATGGCGCGGTGACCGACCATCCGGCCTACTGGTTACTGGGCAATACACCGTTCCAACGGGAGGCCGCCTATATCGAACTGGCCGGCCAAGCCCTGACGCCGGCCCAGCTCCAGGCCGTCGAAGGGGCGGTGCTGAAGGGCTGGCCGCTGGGTTCCGACCAGTATAAGCGCACATTGGAACAACGCGCCAAACGGCAGGTACTGCCGGCAAAACGGGGCCGGCCGTTCAAGAAGCCTGCTGGCGAACCAGTCTCCTCGTAACGCAACTTTTCCGCAAAACCAGGGTCTGTCCCTGGTTTTTTTTCGGCGCCGTCCGCTCTGTCCCTATTTATTATTCTGTGCAACCGATGGTGATTTAATTCGACTCCGACCCTAATTGTTCATGTTGAGTTTTTTTGTGCATTGCACTACTCTGATTTTTCATTGCAAAAATTGGTACCCGGGAAGGCATGTTCCGGGGCCTCGCTTCGGAGAATCCCATGGACGCGCAAGGTTTGTACGACCCAGCCAACGAACACGACGCCTGCGGTGTCGGTTTCGTCGCTCACATCAAAGGCAGCAAAAGCCATTCCATCGTCGAGCAGGGTCTGCAGATCCTGAAGAACCTCGATCACCGGGGCGCCGTGGGCGCCGACAAGCTGATGGGCGACGGTGCCGGCATCCTGATCCAGATCCCCGACCAGTTCTACCGCGACGAGATGGCCAAGCA
This is a stretch of genomic DNA from Pseudoduganella chitinolytica. It encodes these proteins:
- a CDS encoding transposase, coding for MARLPRLIVPSQPHYVIQRGLNGQPVFQDDEDYTTFLAWLRAAARMYKVAIHAYVLLPDQLHLLGTPADDIGLGQMMQWLGRYYVPYYNQKYGRAGTLWQGRYKTSVVDPDDYLLVCSRYMELAPVRAGLAQLPEEYPWSTYAHHIGVQPNGAVTDHPAYWLLGNTPFQREAAYIELAGQALTPAQLQAVEGAVLKGWPLGSDQYKRTLEQRAKRQVLPAKRGRPFKKPAGEPVSS